A stretch of Candidatus Palauibacter australiensis DNA encodes these proteins:
- a CDS encoding acyltransferase family protein, whose protein sequence is MTGVRPQASIPRYHSLDRLRAAMMLLAVARHAAVSYVPVVFFEWPYRDPQADMLSYWVVIFIRVFNLPVFFAIAGFFAAYLLDTRGTREFLRHRWSRIGVPFLVAWPLLGVTMFFIVPFAAQFSATPPNAAYSLAELTSSRALDHLFMHLWFLYHLMILCVAATAIRPLAARIPAALRARAMDLFERRVHRGGIVVLILAAGLILYRMESWAIDYYAGPFPAPRQLALYGLFFGFGWMLFRKRETLEGFKRPTWALLAAGVLCFLVYRHFFELGCPPRPDRTCPEAAEGHLPAVVFLALSMWFMAYGLIGLFLRFLNKPSPRWRYMADASYWIYIVHVPFVMLLPILLAGVPLPGIVKFVLVSVMAIGLILVTYHYLVRPTFIGKQLNGRRYPRRAT, encoded by the coding sequence GTGACCGGCGTCCGGCCACAGGCGAGCATTCCGCGCTACCACTCCCTCGACCGGCTGCGGGCAGCCATGATGCTGCTCGCGGTGGCCCGTCACGCCGCGGTCAGCTACGTGCCCGTCGTCTTCTTCGAATGGCCGTATCGAGACCCCCAGGCCGACATGCTCTCCTACTGGGTGGTCATCTTCATCCGCGTGTTCAACCTGCCCGTATTCTTCGCGATTGCGGGTTTCTTTGCAGCCTACCTGCTCGACACACGCGGCACGCGAGAGTTCCTGCGGCACCGGTGGAGCCGGATCGGGGTGCCGTTCCTGGTGGCGTGGCCCCTCCTTGGGGTCACGATGTTCTTCATCGTGCCGTTCGCCGCCCAGTTCAGCGCCACCCCGCCGAACGCCGCCTACAGCCTCGCGGAGCTGACCTCGTCCAGGGCCCTGGACCACCTGTTCATGCACCTGTGGTTCCTCTACCACCTGATGATCCTGTGCGTGGCCGCCACTGCAATCCGCCCGCTCGCCGCCCGGATTCCCGCAGCCCTGCGCGCCCGTGCGATGGACCTCTTCGAGCGCCGGGTGCACCGCGGAGGCATCGTGGTGCTGATTCTGGCCGCGGGCCTCATCCTGTACCGGATGGAGTCGTGGGCGATCGACTACTACGCCGGCCCGTTCCCCGCCCCGCGCCAGCTGGCGCTGTACGGCCTGTTCTTCGGATTCGGATGGATGCTGTTTCGCAAGCGCGAGACGCTGGAGGGCTTCAAGCGCCCCACATGGGCTCTGCTCGCCGCCGGAGTGCTGTGCTTTCTCGTGTACCGTCACTTCTTCGAGCTCGGCTGCCCCCCCAGGCCTGACAGGACGTGCCCGGAGGCTGCCGAGGGACACCTGCCGGCGGTCGTCTTCCTCGCGCTCTCGATGTGGTTCATGGCGTATGGCCTGATCGGACTGTTCCTGCGCTTCCTGAACAAGCCGAGCCCACGCTGGCGGTACATGGCGGACGCCTCGTACTGGATCTACATCGTCCACGTGCCGTTCGTCATGCTGCTGCCCATTCTGCTGGCGGGCGTGCCGCTTCCCGGGATCGTCAAGTTCGTGCTCGTATCGGTCATGGCTATCGGCCTGATCCTTGTGACCTACCACTACCTGGTCCGACCGACGTTCATTGGGAAACAGCTGAACGGGCGCCGCTATCCGAGAAGGGCGACATGA
- a CDS encoding site-specific integrase — MARTRKGRRSYGAGEWGRNRVRVFPDPKTGLFQMEWRENGRRLTRSLGHRDWARAKRQADEFAAGFVGPDLNGKAEAEPEPLTLGTLFDSYGEEVTPTKGERSRRHDRSSTEMFLRFFGRDREAATLSQRDWDRFIVARRAGRIGISGRPVSNRTIQYDLAFLMAVLNWAARSKDERGRPMLDRNPLQGLRKPIEKNPTRVVLTEEEYRALLRVSTEVGWQFRTALVLAHETGHRIGAIRQLRWSDIDFVGKAVRWRAKHEKTGYEHTTPVTAEALAALEEARALSAGSGDGPVLPAPRDPSQCAGRTLVGYWWRKAQTLAGLEPKRGRGWHSLRRKFASDLMNVPLKVLCDLGGWKEAQTILRCYQQADEVQLRTALDSRRREVEAR, encoded by the coding sequence ATGGCACGCACGAGAAAAGGCCGCCGGAGCTACGGCGCCGGCGAGTGGGGCCGGAACAGGGTCAGGGTGTTTCCAGACCCGAAAACCGGCCTGTTCCAGATGGAGTGGCGCGAGAACGGGCGCAGGCTCACCCGGTCGCTGGGTCACCGCGATTGGGCGAGGGCGAAACGGCAGGCGGACGAGTTCGCTGCCGGATTCGTCGGCCCGGACCTCAACGGCAAGGCGGAAGCCGAGCCGGAGCCGCTCACTCTGGGCACGCTGTTTGACAGCTACGGTGAGGAGGTGACGCCGACCAAGGGCGAACGGTCCCGGCGACACGACAGGTCTTCAACGGAGATGTTCCTCCGGTTCTTCGGACGGGACCGCGAAGCGGCGACGCTTTCCCAGCGGGACTGGGACCGGTTCATCGTGGCGCGGCGCGCGGGCAGGATCGGTATCTCGGGCAGGCCCGTGTCGAACCGGACGATCCAATACGACTTGGCGTTCCTGATGGCGGTGCTCAACTGGGCCGCGAGGTCGAAGGACGAGCGGGGTCGCCCGATGCTGGACAGGAATCCGCTCCAGGGCCTCAGGAAGCCCATCGAGAAGAACCCCACCCGGGTCGTGCTCACCGAAGAGGAGTACCGCGCACTCTTGAGGGTGTCCACGGAGGTGGGCTGGCAGTTCCGCACCGCCCTCGTGCTCGCGCACGAAACGGGACACCGGATCGGTGCCATCCGCCAGCTCCGGTGGAGCGACATCGACTTCGTGGGCAAAGCGGTGCGGTGGCGGGCGAAGCATGAGAAGACGGGCTACGAGCACACCACGCCCGTGACCGCCGAGGCGTTGGCCGCTCTGGAGGAGGCGCGAGCGTTGAGCGCCGGGTCCGGCGACGGGCCGGTGCTCCCCGCACCGAGGGATCCCTCGCAGTGCGCGGGCCGGACGCTCGTGGGGTACTGGTGGAGGAAGGCCCAGACGCTGGCCGGACTCGAACCCAAGCGTGGTCGTGGCTGGCACTCGCTGAGGCGGAAGTTCGCGTCCGACCTCATGAACGTCCCGCTCAAGGTGCTCTGCGATCTCGGCGGCTGGAAGGAGGCACAGACCATTCTCCGCTGCTACCAGCAGGCCGACGAAGTACAACTCAGGACGGCTCTGGACAGCCGTCGCCGCGAGGTTGAGGCTCGATGA
- a CDS encoding 6-bladed beta-propeller: MFRQDVALYRPRPSIIHVPLLLTALTSCEPEPASDTPTRETLPNGAVLVRYPTLPAVDSVGPAVIGARVDLKFGSLEGDDPNVTFGDVRGVQAASDGTIYVLDQQAAEVRVFDSSGGYQRTIARRGEGPGEIGGANGILLSGDTLLWIHDTRQWTIIGVDPTGAEIRRFVNPVMSFGPIWDGVFDHRGRYWRTTTHGEDDPGFPPPPGLSSWSERWYYKSYDLSSGATDSVYVGEASFRSYAYSTPAGWGFLPLPHEAAELIEVNPSGGFWRAHTGSYRIVRTGEGGDTLVVIEAGLPIQRVTDEDRTAYVESIIDDRPDLHREANEVAALMPDIKPILDGLFVDDEGRLWVERVMPRDAPAFYDRYSEDGDYLGSVRLAFEAAGPIWVQHGSIYTWVVDEFEAPYVVRASVS; encoded by the coding sequence ATGTTCCGCCAAGACGTCGCCCTCTACAGGCCCCGCCCGTCCATCATTCACGTCCCCTTGCTACTCACCGCGCTCACCTCCTGCGAACCGGAACCGGCATCCGACACCCCGACTCGCGAGACGCTTCCGAACGGTGCCGTCCTCGTCCGCTACCCAACCCTCCCCGCCGTGGACTCCGTCGGCCCGGCAGTCATCGGGGCGCGTGTGGACCTCAAGTTCGGATCCCTTGAGGGGGACGACCCGAACGTGACCTTCGGCGACGTTCGAGGCGTGCAGGCGGCCAGCGACGGGACCATCTACGTGCTGGACCAACAGGCCGCGGAGGTCCGCGTCTTCGATTCCAGCGGCGGGTACCAGCGGACGATCGCGAGGCGCGGCGAGGGGCCGGGCGAGATCGGTGGCGCCAACGGCATCCTCCTTTCCGGAGACACTCTCCTGTGGATCCACGACACCAGGCAGTGGACGATTATCGGAGTTGATCCCACCGGCGCGGAGATACGCCGGTTCGTAAACCCCGTCATGAGCTTCGGACCCATCTGGGACGGTGTGTTCGACCATCGGGGCCGCTACTGGCGGACGACCACTCATGGAGAAGACGACCCGGGCTTCCCACCCCCGCCCGGACTGAGTTCGTGGAGCGAGCGGTGGTACTACAAGTCGTATGACCTGTCCAGCGGAGCCACCGACTCCGTCTACGTCGGTGAGGCCAGCTTTCGGTCATACGCATACTCCACTCCTGCGGGCTGGGGCTTCCTGCCTCTTCCCCACGAGGCAGCCGAGTTGATCGAGGTCAATCCTTCCGGTGGCTTCTGGCGCGCGCACACGGGGTCGTACCGGATCGTCCGAACCGGCGAGGGCGGGGATACGCTGGTGGTCATCGAAGCCGGGCTGCCCATCCAACGGGTCACGGACGAGGACCGGACGGCGTACGTCGAGAGCATTATCGACGACAGGCCCGATCTCCACCGGGAGGCGAACGAGGTCGCTGCTCTGATGCCGGACATCAAGCCCATTCTCGATGGTCTCTTCGTGGACGACGAAGGGAGACTCTGGGTTGAGAGAGTCATGCCGAGGGACGCGCCCGCCTTCTACGACCGGTACTCGGAAGACGGCGACTACTTGGGATCCGTTCGCCTTGCGTTCGAGGCGGCAGGCCCGATCTGGGTCCAGCACGGCAGCATCTACACATGGGTTGTCGATGAGTTCGAGGCTCCCTATGTCGTCAGGGCCTCGGTATCGTGA